A single genomic interval of Calypte anna isolate BGI_N300 chromosome 3, bCalAnn1_v1.p, whole genome shotgun sequence harbors:
- the FBXO5 gene encoding F-box only protein 5, with translation MKSNLNHSFKMKRDFDCTSLHAGFAPLKSTVENTKLEESCPLNYEEGSCKSCAEEHEKVLLSDSYHAATRNLDIEEEGQPVHNKENKQLTQRLDEGIYEIEALENSKFNEDSGYSSMLSNQYADVIEHEDSIPLAGNLCGTPKHCLMKNQNQAQFSKKTLLPIIHYEEMICSTLKKSGKRNLKSLAAVDRIVFRGKAEFCNLIGKKMGLDRIDILAELFQKNLKHVLANILRHLGEMDLINFAKVSTTWLKILQEDKLIFQSYSKAMKNFLNGTNLSEHAATRDYVLYRGALASIQKAILPNNLSKKGTKSKASKNHSRLMEFSEVAKTLKNTESLKVCHRCGSPAKYDSYLKRATCSRESCGFDFCTNCMCSYHSSSDCMSGNPVKTKPKIGPLPGTKKSKQNLHRL, from the exons ATGAAATCAAACCTTAACCACTCCTTCAAAATGAAACGCGATTTTGATTGTACTTCTCTTCACGCTGGGTTTGCACCATTGAAGTCTACTGTGGAGAACACAAAACTGGAAGAATCGTGTCCCTTGAATTATGAGGAAGGCTCTTGTAAAAGCTGTGCTGAAGAGCATGAGAAAGTGCTCCTTAGTGACTCATACCATGCTGCCACCAGAAATCTAGATATTGAAGAGGAAGGACAACCTGTacataataaagaaaacaaacaactaaCCCAGAGACTTGATGAAGGTATTTATGAAATAGAAGCACTGGAAAACAGTAAATTTAATGAGGACAGTGGTTATTCATCTATGTTAAGTAATCAATATGCTGATGTAATAGAACATGAGGACAGTATACCTTTGGCTGGGAATCTCTGTGGCACACCAAAGCATTGTCTCATGaagaaccaaaaccaagcacagTTTTCAAAGAAGACTTTGTTGCCCATTATCCATTATGAAGAAATGATCTGCTCAACTTTGAAAAAAAGTGGTAAAAGAAATCTCAAATCTTTGGCTGCAGTAGACAGAATTGTTTTTAGgggaaaagctgaattttgtaacctaattggaaagaaaatgggatTAGATAGAATAGACATCCTTGCTGAGCTTTTCCAAAAGAACCTGAAGCACGTATTAGCCAACATCTTAAGACATCTTGGTGAGATGGATTTAATAAA TTTTGCCAAAGTCAGCACAACGTGGCTGAAGATTCTACAAGAAGATAAATTGATTTTCCAATCATATAGTAAAGCTATGAAAAACTTTTTG aaTGGCACCAATCTATCAGAACATGCAGCAACAAGGGATTATGTTCTCTACCGAGGGGCTCTAGCTTCCATTCAGAAAGCAATCCTACCAAACAACTTGAGCAAAAAAGGCACCAAATCCAAAGCATCTAAGAATCACAGCAGGCTCATGGAGTTTTCTGAG GTTGCCAAGACcttaaaaaacactgaaagccTCAAAGTTTGCCATCGCTGTGGCTCCCCTGCAAAATATGACTCCTATCTAAAAAGAGCAACATGCAGTCGTGAAAGTTGTGGCTTTGACTTTTGCACAAACTGCATGTGCAGCTACCACAGCTCCAGTGACTGTATGAGTGGCAATCcagtgaaaaccaaaccaaagataGGGCCGCTTCCTGGgactaaaaaaagcaaacagaaccTACATCGATTGTGA